Proteins co-encoded in one Rattus rattus isolate New Zealand chromosome 5, Rrattus_CSIRO_v1, whole genome shotgun sequence genomic window:
- the LOC116900405 gene encoding olfactory receptor 4C11-like has product MMHNNSVTEFILLGLTQDSVKQKAIFGVFLILYLMTLLGNCLIVITIKMSRTLGGPMYFFLFYLSFADACFSTTTAPRLIVDSLFQKKIITYNECMTQIFAAHFFGCMEIFVLILMAFDRYVAICKPLRYTTIMNQRICGILVILAWVGSCIHSSAQIFLALRLPFCGPNVIDHFSCDLQPLLKLACMDTYVINLLVVSNSGAICTVSFIVLLISYIVILYTLRNHSTEGRRKALSTCTSHFIVVVIFFGPCIFKYTRPLITLPIDKMVSVFYAIATPLLNPLIYTLRNAEVKNAMKKIWCGKVLIKNI; this is encoded by the coding sequence ATGATGCACAACAACAGTGTGACTGAATTCATTCTGTTGGGGTTGACTCAGGATTCAGTGAAACAGAAGGCAATATTTGGAGTCttcttgattctttatcttaTGACATTACTGGGGAATTGTCTCATTGTGATAACCATTAAGATGAGTCGGACACTTGGAGgtcccatgtactttttcctcttctatttGTCTTTTGCTGATGCTTGCTTTTCTACAACTACAGCACCTCGATTGATCGTGGACTCcctctttcagaaaaaaattattacctACAATGAATGTATGACGCAGATCTTTGCAGCACACTTCTTTGGGTGCATGGAGATCTTTGTGCTTATCCTCATGGCCTTTGACCGCTATGTAGCAATCTGTAAGCCTCTAAGATATACAACTATAATGAACCAGCGCATCTGTGGTATATTAGTAATTCTTGCCTGGGTAGGGTCTTGTATCCACTCTTCAGCACAGATTTTCTTGGCCTTAAGATTACCATTCTGTGGCCCAAATGTAATTGATCACTTTTCCTGTGATTTGCAGCCCTTGCTGAAACTTGCCTGCATGGATACCTATGTGATAAATTTGCTAGTTGTGTCTAATAGTGGTGCCATATGCACGGTAAGTTTCATAGTACTGCTTATCTCCTATATTGTAATCTTATACACTCTGAGAAACCACAGCACAGAAGGAAGACGAAAGGCCTTGTCTACATGCACTTCTCATTTCATTGTGGTGGTCATATTTTTTGGTCCCTGTATATTTAAATACACACGGCCACTAATCACTTTGCCAATAGATAAGATGGTATCTGTGTTTTATGCAATAGCAACACCTTTGCTCAACCCTCTTATCTATACTCTGAGGAATGCAGAAGTAAAAAATGCCATGAAAAAAATATGGTGTGGTAAAGTATTGATAAAGAATATATGA